The Halostella salina nucleotide sequence GGCCTGCTGGTCGCCGGTCCGACGGCGTTCCCGACGCTCCCGCCGAACGCCGAGGACCTCCCCCACATCATGGACGTCGACGAGCGGAGCGTCGACCGCGCGGCGCTCGGCGAGGCGGTCCGCGAGCGCGTGGCGGCGGACGCCGACGCGGCGCTGGCCGGCGACGACGAGGAGCGGATCGCGGCCCTGCTCGACGTCTGCTACGACGTGGAGGCGTGGGCCCCGGTGTCGCTCGACGGGACGCGGGCACGTCTGGACCGGCGACTCTAAGGGGAGTCGGGCCCGAACCCCTATCAGGAGATGCAACTGGACCTGGCCCGCGTCGCCGAGCACGCCCCGCGGCGGGTGACCGGCGAGAAGTACGACGCCGCCGTGCTCATCCCGGTCGTCGAGCGGGACGGCGAGGCACACCTCCTCTTCACGAAGCGGGCCGAACACCTGGGCGAGCATCCCGGGCAGATGAGCTTCCCGGGGGGCGGGCGCGAACCCGAGGACGACGGGCTGCGGGCGACCGCGCTCCGCGAGGCCGACGAGGAGATCGGTCTCCGGGCCGACGAGACCGAGGTCATGGGGCAGATAGACGACATCCGGACGATCACCGAGTACTCGGTGACGCCCTTCGTCGCCCGCGTCCCCGACCGCGAGTACGTCCCGAACGACGACGAGGTTGCCGAGATCGCGGTGCTGCCGGTCGCGGCCATGCTCGACGGGGACAACTACGACCACGAGCGCCGCGACCACCCCCACTACGGCGAGGTCGTGATCCACTACTTCCGGGTGGACGGCTACACCGTCTGGGGGGCGACCGGCCGCATCGTCGTCGACTTCTTCGAGCTGACGACCGACTGGCGCGCGCCCGAGCGGATCGACCCCGATTCGCGGGCCGACTGAGCGCCGGTGGATGTGTCCAGAAGCGGCGCGACGCGGCTCCGCGGAGCTTCGCCCCGAACGATACCCTTTTGCGCGTCGCTCTCCCAGTACGGTCCACATGGTCGCACAGACGATGGATCGCGTTCCGCGCGGACGATAGTTCTCCCTGCATGAGAGGTGACCGCCGATGCTGACCAGCGCCGAGACCGCCCTTGCCGGCCTCGACGCAGTCGCGCTGAAACCGTCGGAGTGTCGCGTCGAGCGAGCGGCGGAGCTGCCGGTCGACACCGTCGCCGTCGACTACGAGGGCCGGGACCACCTCCCGGACGCCGAGACGCTCGCGGCGCTGGCCGCGGACCGCGAGGTGCTCGTCACCACGCCGGTCCGGGCCGACGGGTTCGACCCGCTCGGCGACGACTCGCTCTCCGACGGCCTCCCCGACGGCGTCCGGCGCGTCCTCGTCGCGGGCCACCCCGCCTACCTGAGCGAGGCGGAG carries:
- a CDS encoding NUDIX hydrolase — protein: MQLDLARVAEHAPRRVTGEKYDAAVLIPVVERDGEAHLLFTKRAEHLGEHPGQMSFPGGGREPEDDGLRATALREADEEIGLRADETEVMGQIDDIRTITEYSVTPFVARVPDREYVPNDDEVAEIAVLPVAAMLDGDNYDHERRDHPHYGEVVIHYFRVDGYTVWGATGRIVVDFFELTTDWRAPERIDPDSRAD
- a CDS encoding DUF7109 family protein produces the protein MDTDDEAAAPTHDELAGVVDLFGALTREELRTALSELAYRRGDEFDADDADDAIDSGVEAYALVEHDGLLVAGPTAFPTLPPNAEDLPHIMDVDERSVDRAALGEAVRERVAADADAALAGDDEERIAALLDVCYDVEAWAPVSLDGTRARLDRRL